In Bacillus kexueae, the following proteins share a genomic window:
- a CDS encoding class I SAM-dependent methyltransferase: MKLKRVLPFAKELLKTAAKPGDIVIDATIGNGHDTVYLAEIVGPTGHVFGYDIQAEAITNTTQLLKENGVENQVTLFHKSHSQIGETIPSHYHGQIAGAMFNLGYLPGGNKEIVTKAESTITAIEQLLTILKREGVMVLVIYHGHDEGKKERDAILNYVKTLDQKKAHVLQYQFLNQKNDPPFIIAIEKR, translated from the coding sequence ATGAAGCTTAAACGAGTCTTACCTTTTGCAAAAGAATTATTAAAAACCGCTGCAAAACCTGGTGATATTGTCATTGATGCAACCATCGGTAATGGGCATGACACTGTGTATTTAGCTGAAATCGTCGGGCCTACCGGACATGTATTCGGATATGATATACAAGCAGAGGCCATAACGAATACAACCCAATTATTAAAAGAAAATGGGGTAGAAAATCAGGTAACCTTGTTCCATAAAAGTCATAGTCAAATCGGTGAGACGATTCCTTCCCATTATCATGGGCAAATTGCAGGTGCAATGTTTAATTTAGGATATTTACCGGGTGGAAATAAAGAAATTGTGACAAAAGCTGAATCAACAATTACAGCAATTGAACAACTCTTAACTATATTGAAACGTGAAGGTGTCATGGTACTAGTCATTTATCACGGTCATGATGAAGGAAAAAAAGAACGTGATGCCATCTTAAACTATGTGAAAACGTTAGACCAAAAAAAGGCACACGTCCTCCAATATCAATTTTTAAATCAAAAGAATGATCCTCCTTTTATTATCGCAATTGAAAAAAGATAA
- a CDS encoding alpha/beta hydrolase translates to MWKWTADNAKGVVVMIHGAAEHHGRYKWLIEMWRLEGYHVIMGDLPGQGTTTRRRGHILSFDEYIEEVEEWIREAKTFNLPIFLLGHSMGGLISIRALEEKELDVRGVILSSPCLGLVKKPNKAMDILSKGLNVVMPSIRFDSGLSVKIATRNKEVQDMDENDTLYVTKVSVRWYRELMKAVEQAFFQIKKYPNIPTLVMQGGEDLIVDKIYVRKWFDQLQIREKSFKEWDGLYHEIFNEPERDNVFETARRFIDAHIEES, encoded by the coding sequence ATGTGGAAATGGACAGCGGATAATGCAAAAGGGGTTGTCGTCATGATTCATGGTGCTGCAGAGCATCATGGAAGATATAAATGGTTGATTGAAATGTGGAGGTTAGAAGGTTACCACGTAATTATGGGAGACTTGCCAGGTCAAGGGACTACGACAAGAAGAAGAGGTCATATTTTGTCATTTGATGAATATATCGAAGAAGTAGAAGAGTGGATACGTGAAGCGAAAACTTTTAATCTCCCCATTTTTTTACTCGGGCATAGTATGGGAGGACTAATTTCCATACGTGCATTGGAGGAAAAAGAACTGGATGTTCGAGGGGTAATTCTCTCATCACCTTGCTTAGGATTAGTAAAGAAGCCTAATAAAGCGATGGATATCCTGTCAAAAGGATTGAATGTTGTCATGCCGTCTATTCGTTTTGATTCAGGGCTCAGTGTCAAAATTGCCACTCGGAATAAAGAAGTTCAAGACATGGATGAAAATGACACCCTATACGTAACAAAGGTTTCGGTAAGGTGGTATCGAGAGCTGATGAAAGCGGTGGAGCAAGCATTTTTTCAAATTAAAAAATATCCGAACATTCCTACTCTTGTTATGCAAGGCGGAGAGGATTTAATTGTTGATAAGATTTATGTGAGAAAGTGGTTCGACCAACTTCAAATCCGTGAAAAGTCATTTAAAGAATGGGACGGACTATATCATGAAATTTTTAATGAACCAGAACGAGACAACGTGTTTGAAACTGCTCGACGTTTTATAGATGCTCATATTGAAGAAAGTTGA
- a CDS encoding GntP family permease: MLSMIGLVGGLILLIVLTMRGMNLLVAGPLCALFVALLSGMPLFPQLVNEGEANLVGNYMAGFSGFVASWYLMFLLGAIFGKVMEDSGAADSVSKWVVDKLGMKRAVLAIVAACAFLTYGGVSLFVVAFSVYPMAVGLFKQANLPRRFIPATLAFGSVTFTMTSAGSPEIQNWIPIEHLGTSPYAGWEVSLIVALFMMFFGYWWLMRMIKKAVARGETFQVREDDPEMETGELPNPLLSMIPLVVVLVFSFAFHDTLKQSALIIALLGGIIATYLVNRKYFKSFWTAVSAGTVGALIAIGNTAAVVGFGGVAKAVPAFQSAVDVMTSIPGSPLIGGAIAVSVIAGMTGSASGGQAIALPLIAPHYIEMGVNTEALHRVVSISSGALDSLPHNGYVVTTVRAICGETHQDAYNAVGAVTVIVPLIGVILAILLFSVGIGI, from the coding sequence ATGCTAAGTATGATTGGGTTAGTTGGGGGACTTATCCTTTTAATTGTTTTAACGATGCGGGGAATGAACCTGCTCGTAGCTGGGCCTTTATGTGCTTTATTTGTAGCATTATTAAGCGGTATGCCGCTGTTTCCGCAACTAGTGAATGAAGGAGAAGCGAACTTAGTTGGGAACTACATGGCAGGCTTTTCAGGATTTGTTGCATCTTGGTATTTAATGTTTTTGCTTGGGGCTATTTTTGGGAAGGTGATGGAGGATAGTGGAGCGGCAGATAGTGTATCGAAATGGGTTGTGGACAAATTAGGGATGAAGCGAGCAGTTTTAGCAATTGTGGCTGCATGCGCTTTCTTAACGTACGGTGGAGTTAGCTTATTTGTAGTAGCGTTTTCTGTTTATCCGATGGCTGTCGGATTATTTAAACAAGCGAATTTACCACGTCGCTTTATTCCTGCAACATTAGCCTTTGGGTCTGTAACGTTTACAATGACATCGGCTGGTTCGCCAGAGATTCAAAACTGGATTCCAATTGAACATTTAGGAACAAGTCCTTACGCTGGTTGGGAAGTCAGCTTAATCGTTGCGCTGTTTATGATGTTCTTCGGTTATTGGTGGTTAATGCGAATGATTAAAAAAGCGGTGGCGAGAGGCGAAACTTTCCAAGTACGAGAAGATGATCCGGAAATGGAAACAGGAGAACTGCCGAATCCGTTACTATCGATGATACCTTTAGTGGTCGTCCTTGTGTTCTCTTTTGCTTTTCACGATACATTAAAGCAATCAGCATTAATTATCGCCTTATTGGGAGGAATAATTGCTACTTACTTAGTAAATCGAAAATATTTTAAGTCGTTTTGGACAGCTGTTTCAGCTGGAACGGTAGGGGCTCTAATAGCTATTGGAAATACTGCGGCGGTCGTAGGATTTGGAGGGGTAGCAAAAGCAGTACCGGCATTCCAGTCTGCTGTTGATGTCATGACAAGTATCCCTGGAAGTCCTCTTATCGGAGGGGCTATTGCTGTTAGTGTTATTGCGGGGATGACAGGTTCAGCATCGGGTGGGCAAGCAATTGCGTTACCACTAATAGCTCCCCATTATATAGAAATGGGAGTGAATACAGAAGCCCTTCACCGTGTCGTCTCGATTTCATCGGGAGCACTTGATTCTCTACCGCATAATGGGTATGTTGTGACAACGGTGCGGGCTATTTGTGGAGAAACACATCAGGATGCTTACAATGCAGTTGGAGCTGTAACGGTTATCGTTCCATTAATCGGTGTTATCCTAGCCATCCTATTATTTTCAGTTGGGATAGGGATTTAA
- a CDS encoding glycogen biosynthesis protein GlgD, whose translation MKKRSKQNNPEQKTKNGINNQDVELNQDYDPVKTAKKKYLEQGQKTK comes from the coding sequence ATGAAAAAACGTTCAAAGCAGAACAATCCAGAGCAAAAAACAAAGAATGGTATTAATAATCAAGATGTTGAACTGAATCAAGATTATGATCCGGTTAAAACAGCGAAAAAAAAGTATTTGGAACAAGGTCAGAAAACAAAATAA
- a CDS encoding MDR family MFS transporter encodes MPKSLWLLIIGMAINVTGASFLWPLNTIYIHDYLGKSLTIAGFVLMLNSFASVIGNLLGGVLFDRIGGFKSIMFGISITLFTLFLLIFNHDWPTYVWLLILIGFGQGMVFPAMYALAGSVWPKGERRAFNAIYVAQNVGVALGSALGGFVASMSFHYIFIANAALYLIFFLISFFGYRRISNKKGVQASIIKQPKSIRNRAAFLSLVLLSCSYLLAWVIYSQWASTFSAYSQKIGIELNQYSLLWTVNGALIVLGQPLLSMVLKRFEKKLKMQMVVGFMLFILSYIVMLEAKQFSSFMTAMVIITLGEMLVWPVVPTIAHKLAPKGREGFYQGFVNSMATGGRMVGPMLGGFLADVYGMKWLMIVMIGLLFIGMGLTVIYDRVFSSEKEKEMSVSY; translated from the coding sequence ATGCCGAAATCCCTATGGTTACTAATTATTGGTATGGCGATTAATGTGACGGGTGCGTCTTTTTTATGGCCATTAAACACGATTTACATCCATGATTACTTAGGTAAGTCGTTAACGATTGCTGGTTTTGTTCTTATGCTAAATTCTTTTGCCAGTGTTATTGGAAATTTACTTGGAGGAGTTTTGTTTGATAGAATTGGCGGATTTAAATCGATCATGTTTGGTATTTCTATCACTCTTTTCACTCTTTTTCTTTTAATTTTTAATCATGATTGGCCAACCTATGTGTGGCTGTTAATACTAATTGGTTTCGGGCAAGGGATGGTATTTCCTGCTATGTATGCGCTGGCTGGCTCCGTATGGCCTAAAGGGGAAAGGCGGGCGTTTAATGCAATATATGTGGCGCAAAATGTAGGAGTAGCTTTAGGGTCAGCGCTCGGAGGATTTGTAGCAAGTATGTCTTTTCATTACATCTTCATCGCAAATGCTGCCTTATATTTGATTTTCTTTCTCATTAGCTTTTTTGGATATCGTCGAATTTCTAATAAGAAAGGGGTACAAGCTTCTATAATAAAACAGCCAAAATCCATTCGAAATCGTGCAGCCTTCCTTTCGTTAGTGCTGCTTTCGTGTAGCTATTTATTAGCCTGGGTCATTTATTCTCAATGGGCATCAACTTTCTCTGCTTATTCACAAAAGATTGGGATAGAGCTCAATCAATATAGCTTATTGTGGACTGTGAATGGAGCCTTAATTGTTCTTGGTCAACCTCTTTTATCAATGGTCTTGAAACGATTTGAAAAGAAGCTCAAGATGCAAATGGTAGTCGGATTTATGTTATTTATCTTATCCTATATTGTCATGCTCGAAGCAAAACAGTTTTCTAGCTTTATGACAGCTATGGTAATCATTACGTTAGGAGAAATGCTCGTCTGGCCGGTAGTTCCAACAATTGCACATAAACTAGCTCCGAAAGGGAGAGAAGGATTTTACCAAGGTTTTGTAAATAGTATGGCGACGGGAGGACGAATGGTTGGACCGATGCTCGGAGGTTTTCTAGCTGATGTGTATGGAATGAAGTGGTTGATGATTGTTATGATTGGCTTACTATTTATCGGAATGGGATTAACGGTCATTTATGATCGAGTTTTTTCAAGTGAAAAGGAGAAAGAAATGTCTGTCAGTTATTAA
- a CDS encoding ABC transporter ATP-binding protein codes for MIEVRHLSHSFKIGKKGKENELNVLRKVGFRIQKGEIATIVGKSGSGKSTLLHLISGYLSPTSGEIHINGVNVSNFNEKQWASFRMEHLGFIFQNFQLISSLTTYENIELPLTLKGMAEKVRREYVLKMLKRVGLEKHADHYPFELSGGQQQRVSIARALISNPKVILADEPTGSLDSETEQEILSLMKELNKERDITFLMITHDEEVAQSSDRVLYLHDGVLQERGLIYEV; via the coding sequence GTGATTGAAGTGAGGCACTTGTCGCATTCGTTTAAAATTGGGAAAAAAGGAAAAGAAAATGAACTAAACGTGCTAAGGAAGGTTGGCTTTCGTATACAAAAAGGGGAAATTGCGACAATCGTTGGAAAGAGCGGATCGGGGAAATCCACTTTACTACACTTAATATCTGGATATCTTTCTCCGACTTCAGGAGAAATACATATTAACGGTGTTAACGTCTCAAATTTTAATGAAAAACAGTGGGCTTCTTTTCGAATGGAGCATTTAGGGTTTATCTTTCAAAACTTCCAATTAATTTCGAGTCTTACGACCTATGAAAATATTGAATTGCCGCTTACCTTAAAGGGAATGGCGGAAAAGGTCAGAAGGGAATATGTACTAAAAATGCTCAAACGAGTAGGATTAGAAAAGCATGCCGACCATTATCCCTTTGAGCTTTCAGGAGGACAACAGCAACGTGTCAGTATTGCTAGAGCGCTTATTTCCAATCCAAAAGTGATTTTAGCTGATGAACCAACGGGAAGTCTTGATTCTGAAACAGAACAAGAAATTTTATCTCTAATGAAGGAACTGAATAAAGAACGGGACATAACGTTTTTAATGATTACCCATGATGAAGAAGTTGCTCAATCAAGTGATCGCGTTCTATATCTTCACGATGGCGTATTACAAGAAAGGGGGCTTATCTATGAAGTTTAA
- a CDS encoding ABC transporter permease yields the protein MKFKDQVKFVQQNLKRNRLRVFMTVLATTIGCAFLIVLASVGFGLHKSLTEEVLEQDIVTKISVFGKTEEDGTEQKLTKSDYEHLKEMNHVKALVEYKYIPDMLNVSMEDRTSSVHSTFVNISEWRKTDIELSEGRLPEKDNEIIVGYHFANELRTKEEREMLENSTNDDSTQTLGYTGSLVGKTVNMTFESEEPIPFSIVGVLDEPANEWAIDTSFYVSDAYFETVWESMQVEGTTDEIEKVTSKEVNLFVDNLENVEPVLDTLKEEGYFVYSVTEQLDGMNIFFLIFKIGLIFVGTIAVLIASIGIFNTMTMAVTERTQDIGIMKAIGAPPNVIRKIFLMESAWIGIIGAVFGVIISYGISVLCNWAIPLILNAIADTEGPDGFMFSYIPLSLVVTAFVISVGVAIISGFRPAIKATNISVLSALRKEI from the coding sequence ATGAAGTTTAAAGATCAAGTTAAATTTGTCCAGCAAAATTTAAAAAGGAACAGACTTCGCGTATTTATGACAGTGCTAGCGACAACGATTGGATGTGCATTTTTAATTGTATTGGCTTCTGTTGGCTTTGGATTACATAAAAGCCTTACAGAAGAGGTACTAGAGCAAGACATTGTGACGAAAATCTCGGTCTTCGGAAAAACAGAGGAGGATGGCACTGAACAAAAGTTAACAAAGAGCGATTACGAACATCTTAAAGAAATGAATCACGTGAAAGCGCTAGTGGAATATAAATACATCCCCGATATGCTCAATGTTTCGATGGAAGATCGAACGTCCTCTGTTCATTCAACCTTTGTTAACATATCAGAGTGGAGAAAAACTGATATTGAATTAAGTGAGGGACGATTACCTGAAAAAGACAATGAAATCATCGTAGGCTATCATTTTGCGAACGAATTACGAACAAAAGAAGAAAGAGAAATGCTAGAGAATAGTACTAACGACGATTCTACACAAACTTTAGGCTATACAGGCTCGCTTGTTGGAAAAACGGTCAATATGACATTTGAGAGTGAAGAGCCAATTCCTTTCTCGATTGTAGGGGTATTAGACGAGCCAGCAAATGAATGGGCAATTGATACAAGTTTTTATGTGAGTGATGCATACTTTGAAACTGTTTGGGAATCCATGCAAGTGGAAGGGACAACAGATGAGATTGAAAAGGTGACTTCAAAAGAAGTAAATCTTTTTGTAGATAATTTGGAAAACGTAGAGCCTGTTTTGGATACTTTGAAGGAAGAAGGGTACTTTGTTTATTCTGTGACTGAACAACTTGATGGAATGAATATTTTTTTCCTAATCTTTAAAATTGGATTAATTTTTGTTGGTACGATAGCTGTATTGATTGCGTCGATTGGGATTTTCAACACAATGACGATGGCTGTAACTGAACGTACACAAGATATCGGAATCATGAAAGCAATTGGGGCACCACCCAATGTTATTCGAAAAATTTTTTTAATGGAGAGCGCATGGATTGGAATTATTGGAGCTGTATTTGGGGTGATTATTTCTTATGGAATTAGTGTACTATGTAATTGGGCGATCCCACTCATTTTAAACGCTATAGCAGACACAGAAGGACCAGATGGATTTATGTTTTCATACATCCCGTTAAGTTTAGTTGTAACTGCTTTTGTTATTAGTGTTGGTGTCGCAATAATCTCAGGTTTTCGTCCAGCGATTAAGGCAACAAACATCTCGGTACTATCAGCACTTCGAAAAGAAATCTAG
- a CDS encoding YtzC family protein, which translates to MATRESIESCIKKCEDVLTFAREQLNEASKQEHYNETEYTKAQQLLEQSLQDIAQLERSASDQQKEQLYRERLKLQSLQNEMIIH; encoded by the coding sequence TTGGCAACGAGAGAATCGATTGAATCGTGTATAAAAAAATGTGAGGATGTCTTGACCTTTGCAAGAGAACAACTAAATGAAGCGAGCAAACAAGAGCATTATAATGAGACGGAATATACGAAAGCTCAACAATTGTTAGAACAATCACTTCAAGATATTGCTCAGTTGGAGAGAAGTGCAAGCGACCAGCAGAAAGAACAGCTTTATCGTGAAAGATTAAAACTCCAATCTTTACAAAATGAAATGATCATTCATTAG
- a CDS encoding sigma-54 interaction domain-containing protein gives MLMEKNLPNANKIVETVLENAFAWLIIVNEKGQIVYMNEDYCSFIGRPKEDCLGKHVTEVIENTRMHIVVKTGKEEIAQLQYIKGNYMIANRIPIWSNGEVIGAFGTVMYRDTKEWSVMNSQVREHLAALTTYLKKHQEAGAKYTLHDIISVSDKMEELKERVKSVAASDSSVLICGESGTGKELFAHSIHQLSDRNEGPFIKVNCGAIPEHLLESELFGYEEGAFTGARKGGKKGKFLCANGGTIFLDEIAEMPMHMQVKLLRVLQEREVEPIGAVNSIPINVRIVAATNRSLEVMMKENRFRKDLYYRLNVIPIHIPPLRQRKEDIPVLVEHFLGKLSLRTGKRMHGICEEVIKAFQYYDWNGNVRELEHVIESAIHLAKKEKIYLDDIPEYIKQEAVVNEEDKGLKEIIEELEMRIIDRTLKRCNGDKRKAAKLLKISKSSMYEKISKYGMHN, from the coding sequence ATGTTAATGGAAAAGAATCTTCCAAACGCTAATAAAATTGTTGAAACAGTACTTGAAAATGCGTTTGCCTGGCTCATCATCGTCAATGAGAAAGGACAAATCGTTTATATGAATGAAGATTATTGTTCGTTTATTGGCAGACCGAAGGAAGACTGTTTAGGAAAGCATGTTACAGAGGTGATTGAAAATACACGGATGCATATCGTTGTGAAGACAGGGAAAGAGGAGATTGCGCAGCTTCAATATATAAAAGGAAACTACATGATTGCCAATCGCATTCCTATCTGGTCGAATGGAGAAGTTATTGGAGCTTTTGGAACGGTGATGTATCGGGACACGAAAGAGTGGAGTGTGATGAATTCTCAAGTAAGAGAGCATTTAGCTGCGTTAACTACTTATTTGAAAAAGCATCAAGAAGCAGGGGCTAAATATACGCTACATGATATTATTTCGGTTTCAGATAAAATGGAAGAATTGAAAGAACGTGTAAAAAGTGTAGCTGCAAGCGATAGTTCTGTATTAATTTGCGGCGAAAGTGGAACGGGGAAAGAATTGTTTGCCCATAGTATTCATCAATTAAGTGATCGAAATGAGGGTCCATTTATTAAAGTGAATTGTGGAGCCATTCCGGAGCATTTATTGGAGTCAGAACTGTTTGGTTATGAAGAAGGTGCTTTCACGGGAGCGCGTAAAGGAGGGAAGAAAGGGAAGTTTTTATGTGCTAATGGAGGAACGATATTCTTAGATGAAATTGCGGAAATGCCGATGCATATGCAAGTGAAATTATTACGAGTCTTGCAGGAGAGAGAAGTTGAACCAATTGGTGCAGTGAATTCAATTCCTATTAATGTACGGATAGTTGCCGCTACGAATCGTTCACTTGAAGTAATGATGAAGGAAAATAGATTTCGGAAGGATTTGTACTACCGTTTGAATGTAATCCCTATCCATATTCCACCACTTAGACAACGAAAAGAGGACATTCCGGTATTAGTTGAACATTTTCTTGGAAAACTTTCTCTACGAACTGGAAAGAGAATGCATGGAATTTGCGAAGAAGTAATAAAAGCATTTCAATATTATGATTGGAATGGTAATGTTCGTGAACTTGAACATGTCATCGAATCAGCCATTCATTTGGCTAAAAAAGAGAAGATTTATTTGGATGATATACCCGAATACATAAAACAGGAAGCAGTTGTAAATGAGGAAGATAAAGGTTTGAAAGAAATAATAGAAGAGCTTGAGATGAGAATCATTGACAGAACGTTGAAAAGATGTAACGGGGATAAGCGTAAGGCTGCTAAATTATTAAAAATTAGTAAGTCCTCAATGTATGAAAAGATATCGAAGTATGGGATGCACAACTAG
- a CDS encoding gamma carbonic anhydrase family protein → MIYPYKDKIPTIAESTFIADYVTISGDVKIGEYCSIWYNTVIRGDVAPTIIGNRVNIQDQCCLHQSPNRPLIIEDDVTVGHQVLLHSSIIRKNALIGMGSIILDGAEIGEGAFIGAGSLVPPGKKIPPNSLAFGRPAQVIRSLTEEDIKDMERIRREYVEKGQYYKQQKPIMPNK, encoded by the coding sequence ATGATTTATCCGTATAAAGATAAGATACCAACGATCGCAGAGAGTACGTTTATTGCTGATTATGTCACAATTTCTGGAGATGTAAAAATAGGTGAATATTGTAGCATCTGGTATAACACGGTCATTCGCGGTGATGTCGCTCCAACGATTATCGGGAACCGCGTTAACATACAAGATCAATGTTGCTTACATCAAAGTCCAAATCGACCTCTTATTATTGAAGATGACGTTACTGTCGGTCATCAAGTTTTACTCCATAGCTCCATTATACGGAAAAATGCTCTAATCGGCATGGGATCCATAATTCTTGATGGAGCTGAAATAGGAGAAGGTGCATTTATAGGAGCGGGAAGTCTTGTTCCTCCCGGTAAAAAAATACCACCGAATAGCCTTGCATTTGGAAGGCCTGCACAAGTTATTCGCTCTCTAACAGAGGAAGACATTAAAGATATGGAACGAATTCGAAGAGAGTATGTTGAGAAAGGCCAATATTATAAGCAACAGAAGCCTATAATGCCAAATAAATAG
- a CDS encoding TIGR01212 family radical SAM protein (This family includes YhcC from E. coli K-12, an uncharacterized radical SAM protein.): protein MRQNNPFPYSFDHKRYHSWNYHLKQTFGHKVFKVSLDGGFDCPNRDGTVAFGGCTFCSAAGSGDFAGNRADDLVKQFNDIRDKMHRKWKDGKYMAYFQAFTNTHAPIDVLKEKYETVLNLDGVVGLSIATRPDCLPDDVVEYLAELNERTYLWVELGLQTVHEKTATIINRAHDYECYLKGVEKLRKHKIRVCSHIINGLPLETYDMMMETAKEVAKLDVQGIKIHLLHLLKGTPMVKQYEKGMLEFLSLDEYVQLVCDQLEVLPQEMIVHRITGDGPIDLMIGPMWSVNKWSVLNAIDDELKRRNSYQGKNYKDERVKWT, encoded by the coding sequence TTGAGACAAAACAATCCATTCCCATATTCCTTTGATCATAAACGTTATCATTCATGGAATTATCATTTAAAACAGACATTTGGCCATAAAGTTTTTAAAGTTTCGCTAGATGGGGGATTTGATTGTCCTAACAGAGATGGAACTGTGGCTTTTGGTGGATGTACATTTTGTAGCGCTGCTGGTTCTGGTGATTTTGCTGGTAACCGTGCCGATGATTTAGTAAAACAGTTTAATGACATAAGAGATAAAATGCACCGTAAATGGAAAGACGGTAAATATATGGCTTATTTCCAAGCATTCACTAATACCCATGCTCCAATAGACGTTTTAAAAGAGAAATACGAAACCGTCTTAAACTTAGATGGGGTCGTTGGCCTTTCCATCGCTACAAGACCTGATTGCCTTCCCGATGATGTCGTGGAATATTTAGCTGAATTAAATGAGCGCACTTACCTTTGGGTAGAGCTCGGTTTACAAACTGTACATGAAAAGACAGCAACCATCATTAACCGTGCTCACGATTACGAATGTTATTTAAAAGGCGTCGAAAAACTGCGCAAGCACAAAATACGTGTTTGCTCTCATATTATTAACGGATTACCTCTTGAAACGTACGACATGATGATGGAAACTGCAAAAGAAGTAGCAAAGCTAGACGTACAAGGAATTAAAATTCACTTATTACACCTTTTAAAGGGAACCCCTATGGTGAAACAATACGAAAAAGGAATGCTCGAATTTTTATCATTGGATGAGTACGTTCAGTTAGTTTGTGATCAACTTGAAGTTCTTCCACAAGAAATGATTGTCCACAGAATTACTGGAGATGGTCCAATCGATTTAATGATTGGACCAATGTGGAGTGTAAACAAGTGGAGCGTCTTAAACGCCATTGACGATGAGCTTAAAAGGAGAAATAGCTACCAAGGAAAAAACTATAAAGATGAGAGAGTGAAGTGGACATGA
- a CDS encoding tetraprenyl-beta-curcumene synthase family protein, with protein sequence MFKIPEHPVLLMRKVYRDVLPVVHEKLAVWKEKAEKIPSKELRKQALHSIETKSFHCEGGGIIALLSGHEMNRCVDFIVAYQTISDYLDNLCDRSTSLDPKDFRMLHQAMLDALTVDAPVRSYYQYRDDQNDGGYLHELVKTCQGVLKELAHYSLINNYLLELCQFYCDLQVHKHVQEEERVPRLKKWFDSQKKHVPNMEWYEFSACTGSTLGIFCLVSYAFNQAFTVEMARKIRNGYFPYVQGLHILLDYLIDQKEDELEGDLNFCTYYDNEQKMMERMEHFIQEADRHLEGLPNERFHRLINRGLIGVYLSDEKVHTQKELTKWAKKLVKMGGTTSVFFYFNGRAYRKFQKLWMKSS encoded by the coding sequence ATGTTTAAAATTCCGGAACATCCTGTGTTATTAATGCGAAAAGTATATCGTGATGTTCTACCAGTTGTTCATGAGAAATTAGCGGTTTGGAAGGAAAAAGCAGAGAAAATTCCTAGCAAGGAGCTTAGGAAACAAGCTTTACATAGTATTGAAACGAAATCCTTCCATTGTGAAGGTGGAGGGATCATTGCTCTCTTGTCAGGACATGAGATGAACCGCTGTGTCGATTTTATCGTTGCCTATCAAACGATAAGCGATTATTTAGATAACTTGTGCGATCGAAGCACCTCATTAGATCCTAAAGATTTCAGAATGTTACACCAAGCGATGTTAGATGCACTGACCGTTGATGCTCCGGTCCGTTCTTATTATCAGTACCGAGACGATCAAAATGATGGAGGGTATTTACATGAATTGGTGAAAACGTGCCAAGGTGTGTTAAAGGAATTGGCCCACTACTCGCTAATTAACAACTATTTATTAGAGCTATGTCAATTTTACTGTGATTTACAAGTGCATAAACATGTACAGGAAGAAGAGCGAGTGCCTCGTTTAAAAAAGTGGTTTGATAGTCAAAAAAAGCACGTACCGAACATGGAATGGTATGAGTTTTCTGCTTGTACAGGATCTACATTAGGAATTTTTTGCCTCGTTTCTTATGCCTTTAATCAAGCTTTTACAGTTGAGATGGCGCGAAAAATTCGGAATGGGTATTTTCCATATGTACAAGGCTTACATATTCTACTTGATTATTTAATTGACCAAAAAGAAGATGAGCTAGAGGGAGATTTAAACTTCTGTACCTATTATGATAATGAACAGAAAATGATGGAGAGGATGGAGCACTTCATACAGGAAGCAGATCGTCATTTAGAAGGGCTGCCGAATGAAAGGTTTCATCGTTTAATTAATCGAGGATTAATTGGAGTGTATTTGTCAGATGAAAAAGTACATACACAAAAAGAATTGACAAAGTGGGCAAAAAAATTAGTGAAAATGGGTGGTACAACATCGGTATTTTTTTATTTTAACGGACGAGCCTATCGGAAATTCCAAAAACTTTGGATGAAATCATCATAA